The following are from one region of the Vitis riparia cultivar Riparia Gloire de Montpellier isolate 1030 chromosome 9, EGFV_Vit.rip_1.0, whole genome shotgun sequence genome:
- the LOC117921495 gene encoding phosphatidylcholine:diacylglycerol cholinephosphotransferase 1-like — protein MNGHQPLRSSCTLKTRSNKSKAAAISLLASGDGGRIPAEMKQKKKTANGFWSKASFMNWSMDDAVGLFRFHPMPCVFAASLLFFMGVEYTLRMVPSSSPPFDLGFVATEWLHRILASSPDLNTLLAGLNTVFVGMQTTYIIWTWMVEGRPRATISTLFMFTCRGILGYSTQLPVPQGFLGSGVDFPVGNVSFFLFFSGHVAGSVIASLDMRRMKRWGMAWTFDVLNILQGVRLLGTRGHYTIDLAVGIGAGVLFDSLAGKYEEGKRRAAASTAIGNADVFT, from the exons ATGAACGGCCACCAACCTCTCCGCTCTTCATGCACCCTCAAGACCAGGTCCAACAAGTCCAAGGCCGCCGCTATTAGTCTTCTCGCCTCCGGCGACGGCGGCCGAATTCCGGCGGAGAtgaagcagaagaagaagactGCAAATGGGTTTTGGAGCAAAGCTTCGTTCATGAACTGGTCGATGGACGACGCGGTTGGCCTCTTCCGGTTTCATCCGATGCCGTGCGTTTTCGCTGCGTCGTTGTTGTTTTTCATGGGCGTGGAGTACACTCTCCGGATGGTGCCATCGTCGTCGCCGCCGTTCGATCTGGGGTTCGTCGCCACCGAGTGGCTCCACCGAATTCTCGCTTCGAGCCCCGATCTCAATACTCTTCTGGCCGGACTCAACACG GTGTTTGTGGGGATGCAAACCACATATATAATTTGGACGTGGATGGTGGAGGGAAGGCCTCGGGCCACCATTTCTACGCTTTTCATGTTTACCTGCAGAGGGATTCTTGGCTACTCCACACAGCTTCCTGTTCCTCAG GGATTTTTGGGCTCAGGCGTGGACTTCCCAGTCGGTAATGTgtccttcttcctcttcttctcgGGCCATGTTGCAGGGTCTGTAATTGCATCCTTAGACATGAGGAGAATGAAGAGGTGGGGAATGGCATGGACATTTGATGTGCTCAATATTCTACAAGGTGTAAGGCTCCTGGGGACTAGGGGCCACTATACCATCGACTTGGCCGTGGGCATAGGCGCCGGAGTTTTGTTTGATTCACTGGCTGGAAAGTATGAGGAGGGCAAGAGAAGAGCAGCTGCCTCTACTGCAATTGGTAACGCTGATGTGTTTACATAA
- the LOC117922428 gene encoding SNF1-related protein kinase regulatory subunit gamma-like PV42a codes for MQISNEKRGLREKKVGDVTVEKRRLVEVPYTATLAHTLNALVANRVVAVPVAAPPGHWIGAGGSMIMESDKQTGAVRKHYIGMVTMLDILGHIGGGDGFDFEGIMSVPVSSIIGHCLEGLSLWTLNPNTSILDCMEMFSKGIHRALVPLDSHMENISGVELVESASSYRMLTQMDVLRFLKEHASELNSVLSCSAGELGVIHETVFGVTDGTKVMEAIKCMKVASLNAVPIIEASDGTEDCTKLINGKGRKLIGTFSATDLRGCPVTQLQSWLPLSVMDFTEKVSTSPLHGSTNSRSPWRELVTCFAESCLGEAIDKAVAKHVHRVWVVDRQGSLVGLVSLTDMIRAVRISLLSDASVI; via the exons ATGCAGATCTCAAATGAGAAACGAGGGCTGAGAGAGAAGAAGGTGGGGGATGTGACGGTGGAGAAGAGGAGGCTGGTGGAGGTGCCCTACACTGCCACCCTCGCCCACACTTTGAACGCCCTGGTGGCCAACCGGGTGGTGGCGGTGCCCGTGGCTGCCCCTCCTGGTCACTGGATCGGAGCCGGTGGCTCCATGATAATGGAGTCTGACAAGCAGACCGGTGCAGTGAGGAAACACTACATAGGGATGGTTACCATGCTCGATATACTTGGCCACATTGGTGGCGGTGATGGGTTCGATTTTGAAGGGATAATGTCTGTTCCTGTGTCCTCCATCATCGGTCATTGCCTTGAGGGCCTTAGTCTCTGGACCCTCAATCCTAATACTAG CATCCTTGACTGTATGGAGATGTTTAGCAAAGGAATCCACCGAGCTTTGGTGCCTTTGGACAGCCACATGGAGAATATATCAGGAGTAGAACTTGTAGAGTCTGCATCAAGTTATCGGATGCTGACACAAATGGATGTCTTGAGGTTTTTAAAGGAACATGCCTCTGAACTGAACAGCGTCCTATCCTGCAGTGCTGGGGAACTGGGAGTGATTCATGAGACGGTTTTTGGAGTTACTGATGGTACTAAAGTCATGGAAGCCATTAAGTGCATGAAGGTTGCTTCGCTTAATGCTGTTCCTATAATTGAAGCTTCAGATGGCACTGAAGATTGCACTAAGCTCATAAAT GGCAAAGGTAGGAAGCTCATAGGGACATTTTCAGCAACAGACCTGAGGGGCTGCCCGGTTACTCAGTTGCAGTCATGGTTGCCTCTGAGTGTCATGGACTTTACAGAGAAGGTCTCAACAAGCCCTTTACATGGATCGACCAACTCCAGAAGCCCCTGGAGGGAACTCGTGACCTGCTTTGCTGAATCATGCCTGGGTGAAGCAATTGACAAGGCTGTCGCTAAACATGTACACCGAGTTTGGGTTGTGGACCGACAGGGATCACTCGTTGGGCTTGTTTCTCTTACTGACATGATTAGAGCAGTAAGGATCTCACTGCTTTCGGATGCAAGTGTAATCTGA